The DNA sequence GGATGGAGCGCGAGGCCTACGACTTCTACGGCATCATCTTCACGGGCCACCCCAACCTGATCCGCATCCTGAATGTGGAAGACATGGACTACCACCCCATGCGCAAGGAATACGCGCTGGAGGATGGTACCCGCGAAGACAAAACCGACCTTTTCTTCGGACGATAACCATTTGTCATGCTGACGAAGGAAGCATCTTATCACCGCTGCTTTTGTCAGGTTTTCTAATTAATGCGGCGCGGACGTGATAAGGTCCTTCGCCAGCTCAGGATGACAATTTCGCTATGGCAGTAAACGACACGCTGGAAGGCACCCGCAAAATAGTTGAGTCGGCGCAGGAGCAGCAGAACCTCAGCAACCTGGTTCCGACGCTCAACGACTTCTCGCAGGAGTTGACGACCCTGAACCTGGGTCCGACGCACCCGGCCACGCACGGCATTTTCCAGAACATCCTGCAAATGGATGGGGAGCGGATCATCTCGGGCGTGCCCACCATCGGCTACATCCACCGGGCTTTCGAGAAGATTGCCGAGCGCCGGCCCTTCTACCAGATCACGCCCCTGACGGACCGGATGAACTACTGTTCGTCGCCCATCAACAACATGGGCTGGCACATGACGGTAGAAAAGTTGCTCGGCGTAACGGTGCCCAAGCGCGCCCAGTACATGCGCGTCATTGCCATGGAACTGGCCCGCATCACCGACCATTTGATCTGCAACTCGATTCTGGGCGTGGACACCGGGGCCTTCACTGGCTTCCTCTACGTGTTCCAGGAGCGCGAGAAGGTCTACGAGATTTACGAGGAAATCTGCGGCGCCCGTCTCACGACCAACATGGGGCGCGTGGGCGGCATGGAGCGCGACTTCTCCGACGTGGCCATCCAGAAGCTGCGCGACTGGCTGAAGACTTTCCCCGCGGTGATGAAGGAGTTCGAGTCGATGTTCAACCGCAACCGCATCTTCATGGACCGCGTGGTGAACGTGGGCCCGATTACCGCGGAGCGCGCCCTGAACTACGGCTTCACCGGCCCCAACCTGCGCGCTGCCGGCGTCGACTACGACGTGCGGGCCATGAACCCCTACTCTTCCTACGAGGACTTCGACTTCGAAATTCCCATCGGCACCAAGGGCGACACCTACGACCGGTTCATGGTGCGCAACGAGGAAATCTGGCAGAGCCTGCGCATCATCAACCAGGCCCTGGAAAACCTGCCCGAAGGCCCTTTCCACGCCGATGCCCCGCACTACTACCTGCCCCCCAAGCAGGCCGTGTACAAGAACATGGAGGCCCTGATCTACCACTTCAAGATCATCATGGGCGAGATTGAGGCCCCGGTGGGCGAGGTATACCACTCTGTGGAAGGCGGCAACGGCGAGCTGGGCTTCTACCTCGTCTCGGACGGGGGCCGCACCCCCTACCGCCTGCACTTCCGCCGCCCTTGCTTCATTTACTACCAGGCCTACCCCGAAATGGTGGTGGGCAGCAGCCTTTCCGACGCCATCGTGACCCTGTCGTCGATGAACGTTATTGCCGGCGAGCTGGACGCGTAGTTTTTTGCTGAATTTGACTTATGGAACCGACAAACGCGCCCGCTAAGCCCCAGTTCTCGGAGGCGGCCAAGGCTGAAATAGACCGTATCTGCAAGCAGTACCCGGCGGAGCGCCGCAAGTCGGCCATGCTGCCGGTGCTGCACATTGCCCAGGCTGAATTCGGCGGCTGGGTGGCGCCCGAGGTGCAGGACCTGGTGGCCGAGGTACTGGGCGTGAAGCCCATCGAGGTGTACGAAGTTTCAACCTTCTACACCATGTTCAACCTCAAGCCGGTGGGCAAGCACGTGCTGGAAATCTGCCGCACCGGCCCCTGCCAGCTGCGCGGTTCCGACGAGCTTACCATGGAGCTGGAGCGCATCACCGGCGCCAAAGTCGGCGAAGGGCCTTCGGCCGACGGCCTGTTCACGCTGAAAGAGGTGGAGTGCCTGGCCGCCTGCGGCTTCGCCCCCGTGGTGCAGGTGCGCGAGAAATACTACGAGCAGCTGGATACCGAAGCTTCGGTGAATGCCATGCTCTCGGAGCTGCGCAACATGGTGCACCGCCCCGCCCTGCCCTGGGAGGAAACCGGCCTGCCCAACGCCGTAGCCAACAATTAACCGCTTTCAGCTAACCGCTCAGACACTATGGGACGCAAACTGCTGACCGAACATATCAACGTTGAAGGCATCGACACCATCGAGGTGTACCGCAAGCACGGCGGCTACCGCTCGGTGGAGAAGGCCATCAAAACCATGACCCCCGACGAGGTGGTGGAAGAGGTGAAGAAGTCGGGCCTGCGGGGCCGCGGCGGCGCCGGCTTCCCCACGGGCATGAAATGGAGCTTCTTGGCCAAGCCCGAGGGCGTGCCGCGCTACCTGGTCTGCAACGCCGACGAGTCGGAGCCGGGCACCTTCAAGGACCGGCAGCTGATGTCGAAGCTGCCCCACCTGCTCATCGAGGGCATGATTACGAGCTCCTACGCGCTGGGCGCGAATACCTCGTACATCTACATCCGCGGGGAGCTGCTCTACGTGCTGCGCATCCTGGAAAAGGCCATTGCCGAAGCCTACGCGGCCGGTTTCCTGGGTAAGAACATCCTAGGCTCGGGCTACGACCTGGATTTGTACGTGCACCCCGGTGGCGGCGCCTACATCTGCGGCGAGGAAACTGCCCTGCTGGAATCACTCGAAGGCAAGCGGGGCAACCCGCGCAACAAGCCTCCGTTTCCCGCCGTGCAGGGCCTCTACGCCCGCCCCACGGTGGTTAACAACGTGGAGTCCATTGCCGCGGTACCAGTTATTGTGAATGACGGTGGTGATGAGTACGCCAAAATCGGCATCGGCCGGAGCACCGGCACCAAGCTGATTTCGGCCTGCGGCCACCTCAACAAGCCCGGCATCTACGAAATCGAGCTGGGCGTGCCGGTCGAGGAGTTCATCTACTCCGACGAGTACTGCGGCGGCATCTGGAAAGGCCGCGACCTGAAGGCCGTAGTAGCTGGTGGTTCGTCAGTGCCGATTCTGCCCAAGGAGCTGATCCTGAAAACCGCCGCCGGCGAGCCCCGCCTAATGACCTACGAGTCGTTGTCGGACGGCGGGTTCGTGACGGGCACCATGCTGGGCTCCGGTGGCTTCATCGCCATGGACGAGACGACCTGCATCGTGCGCAACACCTGGAACTTCAGCCGCTTCTACCACCACGAGTCATGCGGGCAATGCTCGCCCTGCCGCGAGGGTACGGGCTGGCTGGAGAAAATCCTGCACCGCATCGAGCACGGCCACGGTACGGAGCGCGACATCGACGTGCTGGCCAGCGTGGCCAAGCAGATCGAGGGCAACACCATCTGCCCGCTGGGCGAAGCAGCGGCCTGGCCGGTTTCGGCCGCCATCCGCCACTTCCGCGACGAGTTCGAGTGGCACATCCGCCACCCCCAGGAAGCCACCCGCCCCGGCGCGGTGTATCCGGGCAAAGCGGTGCTAGCTTAGATCAGCCCGTTCTGTAAAAAAGAACGTCATGCTGAGCGTAGCAGAGCGAAGCCGAAGCATCTCGCTTGGCCTCGTCAGATTACTAATCATACGTCAGCACGCGAGATGCTTCGGCTTCGCTCAGCATGACAGACGACATTAAAGAGCAAAACCTAAATGGCTAAAATAACTTTCGACGGCATCGAGGTGGAAGTTCCGGACGGAACCACCATCCTCAATGCGGCCCGCACCATCGGCGGCAGCATCGTGCCCCCGGCCATGTGCTACTACACGCCGCTGAAAGGCTCGGGCGGCAAGTGCCGCGCCTGCCTGGTGCGCGTGGCGGCCGGCTCGGCCAAAGACCCGCGCCCCATGCCCAAGCTCGTGGCTTCGTGCGTGACGCCGGTGCAGGACGGCATGGTGGTCGAGAATACGACTTCCGAGCAGGTGCTCAACGTACGCAAGGGCATTGTGGAGATGCTGCTCATCAACCACCCGCTGGACTGCCCCGTGTGCGACCAGGCCGGGGAGTGTGATTTGCAGAACTTCGCCTTCGAGCACGGCGTGAGCACCACCCGCTACGAGGAGGAACGCCGCACCTTCGAGAAAATCGACATCGGGCCGCTGATTCAGCTGCACATGACGCGCTGCATCCTGTGCTACCGCTGCGTGTACACCGCCGACCAGCTCACCGAGAAGCGCGTGCACGGCGTACTGGGCCGCGGCGACGCCGCCGAAATCGGCACCTACATTGAGAACATCATCGACAACGAGTTCAGCGGCAACGTCATCGACGTGTGCCCGGTGGGCGCGCTGACCGACAAAACCTTCCGCTTCAAGCAGCGCGTGTGGTTTACGAAGCCGGTAAACGCCCACCGCCAGTGCGAAAACCCCAAGTGCTGCGGCAAAGTGGTGCTCTGGTATAAGGGCAAGGACGTGCTGCGCGTAACGGCCCGCAAGGACCAGTACGGCGAGGTAAAGGAGTGGATCTGCAACACCTGCCGCTTCGACAAAAAGGAAACCGCCGACTGGACGCTGGAAGGCCCCGCCCACATCGACCGGTCGTCGGTCATTTCGGCCAACCACTACGAGCTGCCCGTGCTCAACGCCTCCGTGGTAGCCGACCTGCCCGAAAGCTCGATGCGCGACCTGGAACAGAACCCTCCCATGCGTTTGGGGAATTAGTGCCTAGTGCCTGGTGCCTGGTGCTTGGATCGTTCAACGAAATCAAGCACCAGGCACCAGCCCTTCCTTACTAAGCACCAACAACTAAGCACCAAGCACTAAAAATGATTGAACTACCAACCCTCGGCTGGCAATCCATTGTTATCCTCGTCGTGTTCGGCGTTTCGCTGCTCATTGCCACCTACTGCACCTACGCGGAGCGCGTTATTGCCGCGTTTCTACAGGACCGCGTGGGCCCGGACCGGGCCGGGCCGTTTGGTCTGCTTCAGCCGCTGGCCGATGCCGTGAAGCTGTTTACCAAGGAGGAATTCTTCCCGGCCGGTGCCAACAAGGCCCTGTTCATTATGGGTCCCTGCCTGGCCATGATTACGGCCCTGATGTCGTCGGCGGTCATTCCGTTCGGCAACGTGATTCAGTTCGGCAACAACGTGTTCAACCTGCAGGGTATCGAAGTCAACATCGGCATGCTGTGGGTGTTCGGCATCGTGTCGTTGGGTGTGTATGGCGTCATGATTGGCGGCTGGGCTTCCAACAACAAGTTTTCCCTGCTCGGCGCCATCCGCGCCGGCTCCCAGAACATCAGCTACGAGCTGGCGATGGGCATGGCTCTGATTGCCGTGCTGATGATTTCGGGCACTTTGTCGCTGCGCGAAATCACGCTACAGCAATCGGTGGCCGGTGAGTGGCACTTCTGGAATATCGTCAAGCAGCCCCTGGGCTTCATCATTTTCCTGGTCTGCGCCTTTGCCGAAACCAACCGCACGCCCTTCGACTTGCCCGAGTGCGAAACCGAGCTGGTGGGCGGCTACCACACCGAGTATAGCTCCATGAAAATGGGTTTGTACCTGTTTGCCGAGTACGTCAACGTCTTCGTGGCCTCGGCCGTGATGAGCGTGCTGTACTTCGGCGGCTTCAACTTCCCCTTCCAGTACGAGCTGCGCGACTGGTTCGTGAACAGCCAGGGGTGGGAGCTGATGTCGGCCCAAAACCTGATTTCCGTACTCGGCCTGCTGGGCTTGTTCGGCAAAATCTTCGCCTTCATCTTCTTCTTCATGTGGGTGCGCTGGACGCTGCCCCGCTTCCGCTACGACCAGCTGATGCGCCTGGGCTGGACCATCCTGATTCCGCTGGCCATCTTCAACATCCTGCTCACCGGCGGCCTGATTCTGGGCGGTATCATTAAGTAACAGAACCTATGCAGTCCTTAAGCAATAGAGCGAAAAAGCTGGAGGCCAAGCCTATGACGCTGGCCGAGCGGGCCTACCTGCCGGCTATCTTTCAGGGCCTGAGCATCACGATGCGGCACTTCTTCCGGGCCGCGACCAAGAAGCAGGTGACGGTGCGTTACCCCGAGGAAAAGCGGCCCTTCTCCCCCATCTTCCGCGGCCTGCACGTGCTCAAGCGCGACGAAGTAGGCCGGGAGCGGTGCACCGCCTGCGGCCTCTGCGCTGTAGCCTGCCCCGCCGAAGCCATTACGATGGTGGCCGGCGAGCGGAAAAAAGGCGAGGAAAACCTCTACCGCGAGGAGAAGTACGCCGTCAGCTACGAGGTGAACATGCTGCGCTGCATCTTCTGCGGCCTTTGCGAGGAAGCCTGCCCGAAAGCGGCCGTCTACCTGCAGCCCGATAAGATGGCGCCCCCGCGCTTCGAGCGCGACGAGTTTATCTACGGCAAAGACCGCCTGGTCGAGCCCGTAGACC is a window from the Hymenobacter aquaticus genome containing:
- a CDS encoding NADH-quinone oxidoreductase subunit D, whose translation is MAVNDTLEGTRKIVESAQEQQNLSNLVPTLNDFSQELTTLNLGPTHPATHGIFQNILQMDGERIISGVPTIGYIHRAFEKIAERRPFYQITPLTDRMNYCSSPINNMGWHMTVEKLLGVTVPKRAQYMRVIAMELARITDHLICNSILGVDTGAFTGFLYVFQEREKVYEIYEEICGARLTTNMGRVGGMERDFSDVAIQKLRDWLKTFPAVMKEFESMFNRNRIFMDRVVNVGPITAERALNYGFTGPNLRAAGVDYDVRAMNPYSSYEDFDFEIPIGTKGDTYDRFMVRNEEIWQSLRIINQALENLPEGPFHADAPHYYLPPKQAVYKNMEALIYHFKIIMGEIEAPVGEVYHSVEGGNGELGFYLVSDGGRTPYRLHFRRPCFIYYQAYPEMVVGSSLSDAIVTLSSMNVIAGELDA
- a CDS encoding NADH-quinone oxidoreductase subunit NuoE family protein; the protein is MEPTNAPAKPQFSEAAKAEIDRICKQYPAERRKSAMLPVLHIAQAEFGGWVAPEVQDLVAEVLGVKPIEVYEVSTFYTMFNLKPVGKHVLEICRTGPCQLRGSDELTMELERITGAKVGEGPSADGLFTLKEVECLAACGFAPVVQVREKYYEQLDTEASVNAMLSELRNMVHRPALPWEETGLPNAVANN
- the nuoF gene encoding NADH-quinone oxidoreductase subunit NuoF, with protein sequence MGRKLLTEHINVEGIDTIEVYRKHGGYRSVEKAIKTMTPDEVVEEVKKSGLRGRGGAGFPTGMKWSFLAKPEGVPRYLVCNADESEPGTFKDRQLMSKLPHLLIEGMITSSYALGANTSYIYIRGELLYVLRILEKAIAEAYAAGFLGKNILGSGYDLDLYVHPGGGAYICGEETALLESLEGKRGNPRNKPPFPAVQGLYARPTVVNNVESIAAVPVIVNDGGDEYAKIGIGRSTGTKLISACGHLNKPGIYEIELGVPVEEFIYSDEYCGGIWKGRDLKAVVAGGSSVPILPKELILKTAAGEPRLMTYESLSDGGFVTGTMLGSGGFIAMDETTCIVRNTWNFSRFYHHESCGQCSPCREGTGWLEKILHRIEHGHGTERDIDVLASVAKQIEGNTICPLGEAAAWPVSAAIRHFRDEFEWHIRHPQEATRPGAVYPGKAVLA
- a CDS encoding 2Fe-2S iron-sulfur cluster-binding protein, whose product is MAKITFDGIEVEVPDGTTILNAARTIGGSIVPPAMCYYTPLKGSGGKCRACLVRVAAGSAKDPRPMPKLVASCVTPVQDGMVVENTTSEQVLNVRKGIVEMLLINHPLDCPVCDQAGECDLQNFAFEHGVSTTRYEEERRTFEKIDIGPLIQLHMTRCILCYRCVYTADQLTEKRVHGVLGRGDAAEIGTYIENIIDNEFSGNVIDVCPVGALTDKTFRFKQRVWFTKPVNAHRQCENPKCCGKVVLWYKGKDVLRVTARKDQYGEVKEWICNTCRFDKKETADWTLEGPAHIDRSSVISANHYELPVLNASVVADLPESSMRDLEQNPPMRLGN
- the nuoH gene encoding NADH-quinone oxidoreductase subunit NuoH; the protein is MIELPTLGWQSIVILVVFGVSLLIATYCTYAERVIAAFLQDRVGPDRAGPFGLLQPLADAVKLFTKEEFFPAGANKALFIMGPCLAMITALMSSAVIPFGNVIQFGNNVFNLQGIEVNIGMLWVFGIVSLGVYGVMIGGWASNNKFSLLGAIRAGSQNISYELAMGMALIAVLMISGTLSLREITLQQSVAGEWHFWNIVKQPLGFIIFLVCAFAETNRTPFDLPECETELVGGYHTEYSSMKMGLYLFAEYVNVFVASAVMSVLYFGGFNFPFQYELRDWFVNSQGWELMSAQNLISVLGLLGLFGKIFAFIFFFMWVRWTLPRFRYDQLMRLGWTILIPLAIFNILLTGGLILGGIIK
- a CDS encoding NuoI/complex I 23 kDa subunit family protein, which gives rise to MQSLSNRAKKLEAKPMTLAERAYLPAIFQGLSITMRHFFRAATKKQVTVRYPEEKRPFSPIFRGLHVLKRDEVGRERCTACGLCAVACPAEAITMVAGERKKGEENLYREEKYAVSYEVNMLRCIFCGLCEEACPKAAVYLQPDKMAPPRFERDEFIYGKDRLVEPVDPSARSIRGIQLTPEQADALAQRMAQ